The following coding sequences lie in one Desulfovibrio psychrotolerans genomic window:
- a CDS encoding efflux RND transporter periplasmic adaptor subunit produces the protein MPGDLCTRFTRCAGLCAFAVAVWWGAAVTMAGTAKASDAPQGPPPSPVVTAQARLGKAALQNVFIGTIRFPEVSEVAASVAGRVERIAFEEGDSLSAGHVMVVLDTDLLTKALESASAQHAQTLTDLESARLEFARMDTLYRSKSVSEKEFDEARLRMQGLQQKAHASKAEAERLRLEIAKSTVRAPFEGVVLQRSASRGEWVAPGTVVATVAHNAYVEAMVEVPQSVMGFVRPGQDVVAAVGGTDYPATVTAVIPQGDVSTRTFPVRVRLKNGKHLAQGMEARVRLPAGAEADAVLVPRDAVTVSQGQTVVWIVQQGEAHAVHVTVDAWLGSEVAVSGTGLSEGAAVVVKGNERLRPGQRVTEGR, from the coding sequence ATGCCCGGAGATTTATGTACGCGCTTTACCCGTTGCGCAGGGCTGTGCGCCTTCGCGGTGGCAGTATGGTGGGGCGCAGCAGTAACCATGGCGGGAACCGCAAAGGCATCGGACGCGCCGCAGGGGCCGCCGCCTTCTCCGGTGGTTACGGCGCAGGCGCGGCTGGGCAAGGCCGCTCTGCAAAACGTGTTCATCGGGACCATTCGGTTTCCCGAAGTATCCGAGGTGGCTGCCTCCGTGGCAGGCAGGGTGGAGCGGATAGCCTTTGAGGAAGGGGATTCTCTGAGCGCCGGACATGTTATGGTGGTGCTGGATACCGACCTGTTGACCAAGGCGTTGGAGTCTGCTTCGGCACAGCACGCGCAGACCCTGACGGACCTTGAGAGTGCGCGGTTGGAATTTGCCCGCATGGACACACTCTACCGCTCCAAATCGGTTTCGGAAAAAGAATTTGACGAGGCGCGGCTGCGTATGCAGGGACTGCAGCAGAAGGCTCACGCATCCAAGGCAGAGGCAGAACGCCTGCGGCTGGAGATTGCCAAGAGCACCGTGCGCGCCCCGTTTGAAGGCGTGGTGCTGCAGCGGAGCGCCAGCCGGGGCGAGTGGGTGGCACCGGGCACAGTGGTTGCCACCGTGGCGCACAATGCCTATGTGGAGGCAATGGTGGAAGTGCCGCAGTCTGTTATGGGCTTTGTGCGGCCGGGACAGGATGTGGTTGCCGCCGTGGGCGGCACGGATTACCCCGCCACCGTCACGGCGGTGATTCCGCAGGGCGATGTTTCCACCCGAACCTTTCCCGTGCGGGTGCGGCTGAAAAACGGTAAGCATCTGGCACAGGGCATGGAGGCCAGAGTGCGCCTGCCTGCCGGGGCAGAAGCGGACGCCGTGCTGGTGCCGCGGGATGCCGTAACCGTTTCGCAGGGGCAGACCGTGGTGTGGATCGTGCAGCAGGGAGAAGCCCATGCGGTGCACGTGACGGTGGATGCATGGCTGGGTTCCGAGGTGGCTGTGAGCGGCACCGGACTCTCTGAAGGTGCGGCTGTGGTGGTGAAGGGCAACGAGCGTCTGCGGCCCGGGCAGCGGGTGACGGAAGGGCGTTAG
- a CDS encoding CopG family ribbon-helix-helix protein, whose product MQETIRARVDSQLKEQFEAAAKSHGQNASKLLRDFMSDYVRRHREQQTRREETLQAIESIEAGRFVAGDDVFAWMDTWGTDSAPAILKGAPECK is encoded by the coding sequence ATGCAGGAAACGATACGCGCACGGGTTGATTCTCAGCTCAAGGAACAATTCGAGGCAGCCGCCAAGAGCCATGGGCAAAACGCCAGCAAACTCTTACGCGATTTCATGTCCGACTACGTGCGCAGGCACAGGGAGCAGCAGACCCGGCGCGAGGAAACGCTTCAGGCCATAGAGAGCATTGAAGCGGGCCGCTTCGTTGCCGGAGATGACGTTTTCGCATGGATGGATACGTGGGGCACTGATTCTGCTCCCGCCATTCTGAAGGGCGCACCGGAATGCAAATAA
- a CDS encoding type II toxin-antitoxin system RelE/ParE family toxin, with translation MQIRFSPESVEDLKRLYEFVAEHDIDAARTIALNLKSAINRFAGFSHIGHPLEDLEGVREFVFGRYAIRYLAKGEVVYVLRVWHGKEER, from the coding sequence ATGCAAATAAGATTTTCCCCGGAGTCCGTGGAAGACCTGAAACGCCTTTACGAGTTCGTTGCCGAGCACGACATAGACGCAGCCCGGACTATCGCCCTTAACCTGAAATCAGCCATCAACCGCTTCGCGGGCTTCTCCCACATAGGGCATCCGCTGGAAGACTTGGAAGGCGTGCGGGAATTTGTTTTCGGGCGGTATGCCATCCGCTATCTGGCAAAAGGTGAGGTGGTGTATGTGTTGCGGGTGTGGCATGGGAAGGAGGAGAGGTAG
- a CDS encoding AbiV family abortive infection protein produces MTSFPPFDDQIAANLRNTSRLCYNNGNNLLVESNILYDHEHYARSVSLAILSEEEFAKSMILEICSQNQRWDKEIYDGIKRHEKNKPWR; encoded by the coding sequence ATGACCAGTTTCCCACCCTTTGATGACCAAATCGCTGCAAACTTAAGAAATACAAGCCGGCTGTGTTACAACAATGGAAACAACCTGTTAGTTGAATCTAATATTTTATATGATCACGAACACTATGCAAGATCAGTTTCCCTAGCAATACTTTCTGAAGAAGAATTTGCCAAATCCATGATATTGGAGATTTGTTCCCAAAATCAAAGATGGGATAAAGAGATATACGATGGTATAAAAAGGCATGAAAAAAACAAGCCATGGCGGTAG
- a CDS encoding TolC family protein gives MYAAARRRIFIPLLLLALALPVSAHAEMTYDLEATVRKALADNPSIEASRATALGAEEGRKAARGAFGPSLSSTYSYTYNDHKKNTRQNPISDDDYYTLTASVTQPVFTGFNLLSTYQKAELTKESAELAKNLTELSLILNVQENFINLLVARENVRSAQATVDRLASQLQVTQAYYDVGLQPRIDVLRAEVQLSDAENSQLQAQNALETQHARLNTLLNLPLEADVDYKGELTFIPTPLDLESSLDVAASNRPDLLIARKAVEIAAKDLKIRESDFYPHASASFNWSRMGDHPRVDGSEFASTEFSSWYAKGTVSWELFSWGTTYYATQQAKQTIAQLKAEEANTWQEALYEIKSRHLSIGEAAKRIKVAQKTVDSAQEAYRMALARYQAQVGTNNDVLDAQADLSSAEASLTKAQGDYMISIARLYNAVGEKNPGLNGNP, from the coding sequence ATGTACGCAGCCGCCCGCAGGCGAATATTCATCCCCCTTCTGTTGCTCGCTCTGGCCCTGCCCGTCAGTGCCCATGCCGAAATGACCTACGACCTTGAGGCCACTGTCCGCAAGGCGCTTGCTGACAACCCGAGCATAGAGGCATCCCGCGCCACCGCTCTGGGTGCGGAAGAGGGCCGCAAGGCCGCACGGGGCGCGTTCGGCCCCAGCCTGAGTTCCACCTACAGCTACACATACAACGACCACAAGAAAAACACCCGGCAGAATCCCATCTCTGACGACGACTACTACACGCTCACCGCGTCCGTCACGCAGCCGGTGTTTACCGGGTTCAACCTGCTTTCCACCTACCAGAAGGCGGAACTGACCAAGGAAAGTGCCGAGCTGGCTAAAAATCTCACCGAGCTCAGCCTCATCCTGAACGTGCAGGAGAACTTTATTAACCTGCTCGTGGCGCGCGAGAACGTACGCAGCGCACAGGCCACCGTAGACCGCCTTGCCTCGCAGTTGCAGGTAACGCAAGCCTATTACGATGTTGGCCTGCAGCCCCGCATAGACGTGCTGCGCGCCGAAGTGCAGCTTTCTGATGCGGAAAACTCGCAGCTTCAGGCCCAGAACGCGCTGGAGACACAGCACGCGCGCCTGAACACCCTGCTCAACCTGCCCCTTGAGGCCGATGTGGACTACAAGGGCGAACTTACGTTCATTCCCACGCCTCTGGATCTGGAATCCAGCCTTGACGTGGCCGCCTCCAACCGCCCCGACCTGCTCATTGCGCGCAAGGCCGTGGAGATTGCCGCAAAGGATCTGAAGATTCGCGAGAGCGACTTCTATCCGCATGCCTCCGCATCCTTCAACTGGTCCAGGATGGGCGACCACCCCAGGGTGGACGGAAGCGAATTTGCCTCTACCGAGTTCAGCAGCTGGTACGCCAAGGGAACCGTTTCATGGGAACTGTTCTCGTGGGGAACCACCTACTACGCCACCCAGCAGGCCAAGCAGACCATAGCCCAGCTTAAGGCGGAAGAAGCCAACACATGGCAGGAAGCGCTGTACGAGATTAAGTCGCGCCACCTGAGCATAGGCGAAGCGGCCAAGCGCATAAAGGTTGCGCAGAAGACCGTGGATTCCGCGCAGGAAGCCTACCGCATGGCCCTTGCACGGTATCAGGCACAGGTGGGCACGAACAACGACGTGCTGGACGCTCAGGCAGACCTCTCCTCCGCAGAGGCTTCGCTGACCAAGGCGCAGGGCGACTACATGATCTCTATCGCCCGCCTGTACAACGCCGTGGGCGAAAAGAACCCCGGCCTGAACGGCAATCCCTAG
- the eno gene encoding phosphopyruvate hydratase, whose product MSSTIVSVWAREILDSRGNPTVEVEVSLESGHSGRAAVPSGASTGTREALELRDGDKSRYMGKGVEKAIANVVGELAEAVIGLDATRQVNIDNILLDVDGTENKDRLGANALLGVSMATARAAASFLGLPLYQYLGGVNAKVLPVPLMNIINGGEHAPNNLDIQEFMIMPVGAPTFAEALRMGTETFHSLKKLLAKDGHVTSVGDEGGFAPNLESHDMAFQYILRAIEEAGYVPGRDIALAIDAAASEFYKDGKYVLAGEKKTLSSSEMVDYLADFAKKYPLISIEDGLAEQDWDGWRMLTEKLGDTVQIVGDDIFVTNPDILARGIDEGVGNSILIKLNQIGTLTETLDTIEMAKQAAYSTVISHRSGETEDHFIADLAVGLNAGQIKTGSLCRSDRLAKYNQLLRIEEDLDDDGIYFGPFMAAHFGLSDDE is encoded by the coding sequence ATGAGCAGCACCATCGTTTCGGTATGGGCGAGAGAAATTCTGGATTCGCGCGGCAACCCCACGGTTGAGGTGGAAGTTTCGCTGGAGTCGGGCCATTCCGGCCGCGCCGCCGTGCCTTCCGGGGCTTCCACCGGCACCCGCGAGGCACTGGAACTGCGCGACGGTGACAAGAGCCGTTACATGGGCAAGGGCGTGGAAAAGGCCATTGCCAACGTGGTGGGCGAGCTTGCGGAAGCGGTCATCGGCCTTGACGCTACCCGGCAGGTGAATATCGACAATATTCTGCTGGATGTGGACGGCACGGAAAACAAGGACCGCCTCGGTGCCAACGCCCTGCTCGGCGTTTCCATGGCCACCGCACGCGCCGCTGCCAGCTTTCTCGGCCTGCCGTTGTATCAGTACCTCGGCGGCGTAAACGCCAAGGTGCTGCCGGTGCCGCTCATGAATATCATTAACGGCGGCGAACATGCCCCCAACAATTTGGATATTCAGGAATTCATGATCATGCCCGTGGGCGCGCCCACCTTTGCCGAGGCGCTGCGTATGGGTACGGAAACCTTCCACAGCCTTAAAAAGCTGCTGGCCAAGGACGGCCACGTTACCTCCGTGGGTGACGAGGGCGGCTTTGCCCCCAATCTGGAAAGCCACGACATGGCGTTCCAGTACATCCTGCGCGCCATTGAAGAGGCAGGCTACGTGCCGGGACGGGATATTGCCCTTGCCATAGACGCCGCCGCTTCCGAATTCTACAAGGACGGCAAGTACGTGCTGGCGGGCGAGAAGAAGACCCTTTCCTCTTCGGAAATGGTGGATTACCTTGCCGACTTTGCCAAAAAGTACCCGCTCATCTCCATTGAAGACGGCCTTGCCGAGCAGGACTGGGACGGCTGGCGCATGCTGACGGAAAAGCTGGGCGACACCGTGCAGATAGTGGGCGACGACATCTTCGTGACCAACCCGGACATTCTGGCGCGCGGCATTGACGAGGGCGTGGGCAACTCCATCCTCATCAAGCTGAACCAGATAGGCACCCTGACCGAAACGCTGGATACCATAGAGATGGCCAAGCAGGCTGCCTATTCCACCGTTATTTCGCACCGCTCCGGCGAAACCGAGGATCATTTCATCGCCGACCTTGCCGTGGGGCTGAATGCCGGGCAGATCAAGACCGGCTCACTCTGCCGCAGCGACCGTCTTGCCAAGTACAACCAACTGCTGCGCATTGAGGAAGACCTTGATGACGACGGCATCTACTTCGGCCCCTTCATGGCGGCCCACTTCGGCCTTTCCGACGACGAATAG
- a CDS encoding type III pantothenate kinase codes for MTILLFDIGNTNVKMGLATAAGVQTSYVLPTDQDQTADSMGLRLLDALRHAGVAPEQVEACVGSSVVPSLDPLMREACSRYFGKKLLLAPGDIPVPLENRYTHPEQVGADRLVAAYAARRLYPGPRSLVSVDYGTATTFDCVQDNAYLGGLICPGVKSSAGALASRTAKLPRISLEVAEDMPVVGRCTSTSLNHGFIFGFASMTEGVCVRLRTVLEGPMEVVATGGFAVSIARVATCFDHVRPDLLLEGLRLLYTESGTGQ; via the coding sequence ATGACAATACTTCTGTTTGATATAGGCAACACCAACGTGAAGATGGGGCTTGCCACGGCAGCGGGTGTGCAGACTTCGTACGTGCTGCCCACTGATCAGGATCAGACTGCGGACTCCATGGGGCTGCGGCTGCTGGATGCCCTGCGTCACGCGGGGGTAGCGCCGGAGCAGGTGGAGGCGTGCGTGGGCAGTTCGGTGGTGCCCAGTCTGGACCCGCTTATGCGGGAGGCATGCTCCCGGTATTTCGGAAAAAAACTGCTGCTTGCCCCGGGAGATATTCCCGTGCCGCTGGAAAACAGATATACTCATCCGGAGCAGGTGGGGGCAGACCGCCTTGTGGCGGCGTATGCCGCGCGCAGGCTCTATCCGGGGCCTCGCTCGCTCGTTTCCGTGGATTACGGAACGGCCACAACCTTTGACTGCGTGCAGGACAACGCCTACCTCGGCGGACTGATCTGTCCGGGGGTAAAGTCCTCTGCGGGGGCGCTGGCATCGCGCACGGCCAAGCTGCCGCGCATAAGTCTGGAAGTGGCGGAAGACATGCCCGTGGTGGGGCGGTGTACCTCAACCAGCCTGAACCACGGCTTCATTTTCGGCTTTGCTTCCATGACCGAAGGCGTGTGCGTGCGGTTGCGCACCGTGCTGGAAGGCCCCATGGAGGTGGTGGCAACGGGCGGATTCGCCGTGTCCATCGCCCGTGTGGCCACGTGTTTTGACCATGTCAGGCCGGACCTGTTGCTGGAAGGCCTGCGGCTTTTATATACGGAAAGCGGAACAGGACAATAA
- a CDS encoding cytochrome ubiquinol oxidase subunit I, protein MDYPIWWIPALSGGFIIAVMAVFHVFIAHFAVGGGLFLVLTEHKAYRENSPAILNYVKRHTKFFLLLTMVAGGMTGVGIWFTIGLLSPAATSTLVHSFGFGWAIEWVFFLCEIVALLLYHYRFNQMNRRDHLVLGWFYFLFAFLSLFVINGIITMMLTPGQWLHTGRFWDGFFNPTFWPSLFLRGSICLMGAGLFALVTAIRIQEPHDRESMVRYAVRWIAVPFLIMVPSGLWYVFALPEPQFSMVVQKSAQTPQLVRLFYPITIAIILGGLLVVRMRARVLRTGLVWVLVLTGLVHIGTFEWIREAGRRPYLIHGHTWSNSVKVAETERIREEGALSVARWVTLRTVTPENMVDAGKELYRLQCLACHSIGGPMLSADTRTAALTQYGLEAQLAGQGRLRTFMPPFMGTDEERMALAAYITETIHKRDPSGPAIAPQAMATLLPGFNRHEAEYVLVAWATMGMTTLADNFEHFTMQAPGMTVRAQLVRRGDSPELVTEDVTLTYSMEKGFADPAAHVRFWDVAKAQFGTDVPRNTGIAPGGMPGAPIEGPFAVDEGRRLFEVNGLAAMPYNDDGSVNPYPLVTVEARDASGELLASTRVPLPVSTEWGCRNCHDGEWRVQGKTGMSDLTARNILAAHDKISRSDLVARAASGNPVLCQSCHGSAKLGTAGQEELIGFSAAVHGWHANYLGEKDDRSCKSCHPAARNSITQGMRGVHAAKGLTCMNCHGTLEDHALGLLKREKEEGKQGADKLMTYLIPRRAASLDEVMARTAWTSEPDCMACHDFFTTPGADASAAHQWTADPSQLYSEKQDDMAAMMCQACHGPTHGLYPAENAYGKERNNIIPLQYQNLAGPLGRGDNCICHTREMTMYESAHHPIIPK, encoded by the coding sequence ATGGATTATCCGATCTGGTGGATTCCCGCTCTCTCCGGCGGCTTTATCATCGCCGTCATGGCCGTCTTCCATGTGTTCATCGCCCACTTTGCCGTGGGCGGCGGCCTGTTCCTCGTGCTTACGGAACACAAGGCCTACCGCGAAAACAGTCCGGCCATCCTGAACTACGTGAAACGCCACACCAAATTCTTTCTGCTGCTGACCATGGTGGCGGGCGGCATGACGGGCGTGGGCATCTGGTTCACCATTGGCCTGCTCTCCCCGGCCGCCACTTCCACGCTGGTACACAGCTTCGGGTTCGGCTGGGCCATAGAATGGGTCTTTTTCCTGTGCGAGATAGTGGCGCTTCTGCTCTACCATTACCGCTTCAACCAGATGAACCGGCGTGACCACCTTGTGCTGGGCTGGTTCTATTTCCTTTTTGCCTTCCTTTCGCTGTTCGTCATCAACGGCATAATCACCATGATGCTCACCCCCGGCCAGTGGCTGCACACAGGCCGCTTCTGGGACGGATTCTTCAATCCCACCTTCTGGCCTTCGCTGTTTCTGCGCGGTTCCATCTGTCTTATGGGCGCGGGCCTGTTTGCGCTGGTCACCGCCATCCGCATACAAGAACCCCATGACCGCGAAAGCATGGTCCGCTACGCCGTGCGCTGGATAGCCGTGCCCTTTCTCATCATGGTGCCTTCCGGCCTGTGGTATGTCTTTGCCCTACCGGAGCCGCAGTTCAGCATGGTGGTGCAAAAGTCGGCGCAAACCCCGCAACTGGTGCGCCTGTTCTATCCCATCACCATTGCCATCATCCTCGGCGGGCTGCTGGTTGTCCGGATGCGCGCCCGCGTGCTGCGCACCGGGCTGGTGTGGGTGCTGGTGCTCACCGGGCTGGTCCACATAGGCACCTTTGAATGGATACGCGAGGCGGGCCGCCGCCCCTATCTCATCCACGGGCACACGTGGTCCAACTCGGTCAAGGTAGCGGAAACGGAGCGTATCCGCGAGGAAGGCGCGCTCAGCGTGGCCCGCTGGGTCACCCTGCGCACCGTCACCCCGGAGAACATGGTGGACGCGGGCAAGGAACTCTACCGCCTGCAGTGTCTTGCCTGTCACAGCATCGGCGGGCCCATGCTCTCGGCAGATACCCGCACAGCCGCCCTCACCCAATACGGGCTGGAGGCGCAACTGGCCGGACAGGGCCGCCTGCGCACCTTTATGCCCCCCTTCATGGGCACCGATGAAGAACGCATGGCTCTGGCCGCCTACATCACCGAGACCATACACAAGCGCGATCCTTCCGGCCCCGCCATTGCCCCGCAGGCCATGGCCACGCTGCTGCCCGGCTTTAACAGGCACGAGGCGGAATATGTGCTGGTGGCATGGGCCACCATGGGCATGACCACCTTAGCGGACAACTTTGAGCACTTTACCATGCAGGCTCCCGGCATGACCGTGCGTGCCCAGCTGGTACGCCGGGGCGATTCGCCGGAGCTGGTTACAGAGGATGTAACGCTCACGTACAGCATGGAAAAAGGCTTTGCAGACCCAGCAGCCCATGTGCGGTTCTGGGATGTGGCCAAGGCCCAGTTCGGGACGGATGTGCCCAGAAACACCGGCATTGCCCCCGGCGGTATGCCCGGTGCTCCCATAGAGGGGCCGTTTGCCGTGGACGAGGGCCGCCGCCTGTTCGAGGTGAACGGTCTTGCCGCCATGCCCTACAATGACGACGGCTCCGTGAATCCCTACCCGCTGGTCACCGTGGAGGCGCGCGATGCCTCCGGCGAACTGCTGGCATCCACCCGCGTGCCCCTGCCTGTTTCCACGGAGTGGGGCTGCCGCAACTGCCATGACGGCGAATGGCGCGTGCAGGGCAAAACGGGCATGTCTGACCTGACCGCGCGCAATATCCTTGCCGCGCACGACAAGATAAGCCGCTCAGACCTTGTGGCCCGCGCCGCTTCCGGCAACCCGGTGCTCTGTCAGAGCTGCCACGGCTCCGCCAAGCTCGGTACCGCAGGGCAGGAAGAGCTCATCGGCTTCTCCGCCGCCGTGCACGGCTGGCACGCCAACTATCTGGGCGAAAAGGACGACCGCAGCTGCAAGAGCTGCCACCCCGCCGCCCGCAATTCCATCACGCAGGGTATGCGCGGCGTGCACGCGGCCAAGGGGCTTACCTGCATGAACTGCCACGGCACGCTGGAAGACCATGCCCTTGGCCTGCTCAAAAGGGAAAAGGAAGAAGGCAAACAAGGGGCGGACAAGCTCATGACCTACCTTATCCCCCGCAGGGCTGCCTCGCTGGATGAGGTCATGGCCCGCACCGCGTGGACCAGTGAGCCGGACTGCATGGCCTGCCACGACTTCTTCACCACGCCGGGGGCGGATGCCTCTGCCGCCCACCAGTGGACAGCCGATCCTTCCCAACTGTACAGCGAAAAGCAGGACGACATGGCCGCCATGATGTGTCAGGCCTGCCACGGCCCCACCCACGGCCTGTATCCGGCGGAAAACGCCTACGGCAAAGAACGCAACAACATCATCCCCCTGCAGTACCAGAACCTTGCCGGACCTCTGGGCAGGGGAGACAACTGCATATGCCACACGCGCGAGATGACCATGTACGAATCCGCGCACCATCCCATAATTCCCAAATAG
- a CDS encoding sulfite exporter TauE/SafE family protein: MLKNVLKLITNLWLWVAVLVFTSPVAAMASAAAEAGVVPGGDGKPWWFWPLVLLVFCFVLGIIAVLAGVGGGVLYVPLVSGFFPFHIDFVRGAGLMVALAGALAAGPGLLKRNLASLRLALPVALIASSCAIVGAVLGLYLSALDPRYVQTALGATIMGIAVLLLCSKNSDYPVVTKQDAIGHALGIEGLYKDQATGKEFHWKTHRTLPGLLLFIVIGLMAGMFGLGAGWANVPVLNLLMGAPLKVSVATSKFLLSITDTSAAWIYLNQGCVIPLMAIPSIIGLMAGSFVGVRLLAIAKPTFIRYMVIGVLFFAGFKALDKGLGLGIMG; the protein is encoded by the coding sequence ATGCTGAAAAACGTTCTGAAGCTCATCACCAACCTTTGGCTGTGGGTGGCCGTGCTCGTTTTCACGTCCCCCGTGGCCGCCATGGCATCCGCTGCCGCTGAAGCGGGTGTCGTTCCCGGTGGCGACGGCAAACCGTGGTGGTTCTGGCCGCTCGTGCTCCTGGTATTCTGTTTCGTCCTCGGCATCATTGCGGTGCTGGCGGGCGTGGGTGGCGGCGTGCTCTACGTGCCGCTTGTCTCGGGCTTTTTCCCGTTCCACATCGACTTCGTGCGCGGAGCCGGCCTTATGGTCGCCCTTGCGGGTGCCCTTGCCGCCGGTCCCGGACTGCTGAAGCGCAACCTCGCCAGCCTGCGGCTGGCCCTGCCTGTGGCACTCATCGCATCGTCATGCGCCATTGTGGGTGCCGTGCTCGGCCTGTATCTTTCTGCGCTTGATCCGCGCTATGTGCAGACAGCCCTTGGTGCCACCATCATGGGTATTGCCGTGCTGCTGCTCTGCTCCAAAAACTCCGACTACCCCGTGGTGACCAAGCAGGACGCCATAGGTCACGCGCTGGGCATTGAAGGCCTGTATAAAGATCAGGCCACCGGCAAGGAATTCCACTGGAAAACCCACCGCACCCTGCCCGGCCTGTTGCTGTTCATCGTCATCGGCCTTATGGCGGGCATGTTCGGCCTTGGCGCGGGCTGGGCAAACGTTCCCGTGCTGAACCTGCTCATGGGCGCACCGCTCAAGGTTTCCGTTGCCACATCCAAGTTCCTGCTCTCCATCACCGATACGTCGGCAGCATGGATTTATCTCAATCAGGGCTGCGTTATTCCGCTCATGGCCATTCCGTCCATCATCGGCCTTATGGCCGGTTCTTTTGTGGGTGTGCGCCTGCTTGCCATCGCCAAGCCCACGTTTATCCGCTACATGGTCATAGGCGTTCTCTTCTTCGCTGGCTTCAAGGCTCTGGATAAGGGCCTTGGTCTGGGAATCATGGGTTAA
- a CDS encoding DUF1634 domain-containing protein, whose translation MTNDTANCDLSSKATPEQMLYAKILEIGAYSGLLLMIISYILYVLGVFTPHVPIETVVANWHHGVHEYLAATGSPQGWSWFVLMGKGDYMNFFGLALLALLTIVCYLVLLPGYLRCKDRAYTFFVVAEVLVLSLAASGLVGGGAH comes from the coding sequence ATGACAAACGATACAGCAAACTGCGACCTCTCCAGCAAGGCCACTCCCGAGCAGATGCTCTACGCAAAGATCCTTGAGATCGGCGCATACTCCGGCCTGCTGCTCATGATCATATCGTACATTCTCTACGTGCTGGGTGTGTTCACCCCGCATGTGCCCATTGAAACTGTTGTCGCCAACTGGCACCACGGTGTGCATGAGTACCTTGCCGCCACCGGCTCCCCGCAGGGATGGAGCTGGTTTGTCCTCATGGGCAAAGGCGACTACATGAACTTCTTCGGGCTGGCGCTTCTGGCCCTGCTCACCATTGTCTGCTATCTGGTGCTCCTTCCGGGCTATCTGCGCTGCAAGGACAGGGCTTACACCTTCTTTGTGGTGGCCGAAGTGCTGGTTCTCTCCCTCGCCGCCTCCGGGCTGGTGGGAGGCGGAGCGCACTAG